A region from the Benincasa hispida cultivar B227 chromosome 12, ASM972705v1, whole genome shotgun sequence genome encodes:
- the LOC120067323 gene encoding serine/threonine-protein kinase WNK8-like isoform X1 produces MSCGSDLMMSGNSEADDREIVEKDPSGRYIRYDEILGKGAFKTVYKAFDEVGGIEVAWSQVDIEDVLQSPEQLQRLYSEVHLLKSLKHENIIKFYSYWVDDKRKTINMITELFTSGSLRQYRKKHRKVDLKAFKNWARQILRGLTYLHGHNPAIIHRDLKCDNIFVNGNTGEVKIGDLGLAIVMQQPTARSVIGTPEFMAPELYDEDYNELVDIYSFGMCMLEIVTCEYPYNECKNSAQIFKKVTSGIKPASLEKVLDPQVKQFIEKCLVPASMRLPASELLKDPFLATESPKEHSSELSRLLNEQFKSANPPLIDSHPMDTDPNCSKLSGSVASSVKSNNGISHFSTLELQRLTENNVLTLKGDMTDHNTMSFHLRIAELYGKSKNIHFAFYLNSDTSLAIALEMVEQLELSNEDATIIAKLIDELIAKFVPSWKPCPNYCEEQNTPNSSSETPEEKTFIPPFFSELVLSSPMVAAAAARNNPRDLDKVEDQENQQSIISCASVEYIYSTVSDYSMGKGSECGEFGHPECDKAYISSGTIDLDAEGVGSIPTMIDFAKPSLISSCSGMSKELSLSSFSTLSMEERDHQDELKMEIDAIDLQYHQCLCELSRMREEAIESAKKRWMSKKKATGI; encoded by the exons ATGAGTTGCGGTTCGGATTTGATGATGTCTGGGAATTCTGAGGCGGATGATCGTGAGATTGTTGAGAAGGATCCATCAGGACGGTATATACGG tatGATGAGATTTTGGGTAAAGGGGCATTCAAGACAGT ATACAAAGCATTCGATGAAGTTGGTGGAATCGAAGTTGCTTGGAGTCAAGTGGACATTGAAGATGTTTTGCAATCACCAGAACAACTTCAAAGATTGTATTCTGAGGTCCATCTGTTGAAGTCattgaaacatgaaaatatcATCAAGTTCTATAGCTATTGGGTTGATGATAAGCGTAAGACTATCAACATGATTACAGAATTGTTCACTTCTGGGAGTTTGAGGCA ATATCGAAAGAAGCATAGGAAAGTTGACTTGAAGGCCTTCAAGAACTGGGCAAGGCAGATACTACGAGGTTTAACATATTTGCATGGTCACAACCCTGCAATCATTCACAGAGATTTGAAATGTGATAATATATTTGTCAATGGGAATACTGGAGAAGTTAAAATTGGAGATCTCGGATTGGCAATTGTCATGCAGCAGCCTACTGCTCGAAGTGTAATTG GCACTCCAGAGTTTATGGCTCCAGAACTTTATGATGAGGACTATAATGAACTTGTTGACATATATTCTTTTGGCATGTGCATGTTGGAAATTGTTACTTGTGAATACCCATATAATGAGTGCAAAAATTCTGCCCAAATATTCAAGAAGGTTACTTCT GGTATAAAACCTGCTTCCCTTGAGAAGGTGCTGGACCCTCAAGTTAAGCAATTCATAGAGAAGTGTCTGGTTCCAGCTTCTATGAGATTACCTGCAAGTGAACTCTTGAAAGATCCTTTCCTTGCAACTGAAAGTCCCAAGGAGCATAGTTCTGAACTTTCAAGGTTATTGAATGAGCAGTTCAAATCTGCAAATCCTCCACTGATTGATTCtcatccgatggacacagaccCTAACTGCAGCAAACTGTCAGGCTCAGTGGCTTCATCTGTCAAAAGCAATAATGGAATTTCTCACTTTTCAACTCTAGAACTTCAGAGGCTCACCGAGAATAATGTATTGACACTGAAAGGGGACATGACTGATCATAATACGATGTCATTCCATTTGCGTATAGCTGAACTATATG GTAAATCTAAGAATATCCATTTTGCCTTCTATCTCAACTCTGACACTTCTTTGGCAATTGCTTTGGAGATGGTTGAACAACTTGAACTGTCAAATGAAGATGCGACTATCATAGCAAAACTAATTGATGAACTAATTGCCAAGTTTGTTCCTAGCTGGAAACCATGTCCAAATTATTGTGAAGAACAAAATACTCCAAATAGTTCTTCTGAAACTCCAGAGGAAAAGACTTTCATTCCTCCTTTCTTCTCTGAGCTGGTACTGTCATCTCCCATGGTTGCTGCTGCTGCTGCAAGGAATAATCCAAGGGATTTGGACAAGGTCGAAGATCAAGAAAACCAGCAGTCGATTATTTCGTGTGCTTCCGTGGAATACATTTACTCAACTGTCTCAGATTACAGCATGGGAAAAGGATCTGAGTGTGGTGAGTTTGGCCACCCTGAATGCGACAAAGCTTATATTAGCAGtggaacaattgatttagaTGCAGAAGGTGTTGGATCTATTCCAACAATGATCGATTTTGCAAAACCATCTCTAATCTCCTCCTGCTCTGGAATGTCTAAAGAATTGAGTTTATCTAGCTTTTCCACTCTTTCTATGGAAGAAAGAGATCACCAAGATGAACTCAAGATGGAGATTGATGCTATTGATTTGCAGTACCACCAATGCCTTTGTGAACTGTCAAGAATGAGAGAGGAAGCAATAGAAAGTGCTAAGAAGAGGTGGATGTCAAAGAAGAAAGCTACTGGTATTTGA
- the LOC120067323 gene encoding serine/threonine-protein kinase WNK8-like isoform X2, whose amino-acid sequence MIVRLLRRIHQDGIYGYKAFDEVGGIEVAWSQVDIEDVLQSPEQLQRLYSEVHLLKSLKHENIIKFYSYWVDDKRKTINMITELFTSGSLRQYRKKHRKVDLKAFKNWARQILRGLTYLHGHNPAIIHRDLKCDNIFVNGNTGEVKIGDLGLAIVMQQPTARSVIGTPEFMAPELYDEDYNELVDIYSFGMCMLEIVTCEYPYNECKNSAQIFKKVTSGIKPASLEKVLDPQVKQFIEKCLVPASMRLPASELLKDPFLATESPKEHSSELSRLLNEQFKSANPPLIDSHPMDTDPNCSKLSGSVASSVKSNNGISHFSTLELQRLTENNVLTLKGDMTDHNTMSFHLRIAELYGKSKNIHFAFYLNSDTSLAIALEMVEQLELSNEDATIIAKLIDELIAKFVPSWKPCPNYCEEQNTPNSSSETPEEKTFIPPFFSELVLSSPMVAAAAARNNPRDLDKVEDQENQQSIISCASVEYIYSTVSDYSMGKGSECGEFGHPECDKAYISSGTIDLDAEGVGSIPTMIDFAKPSLISSCSGMSKELSLSSFSTLSMEERDHQDELKMEIDAIDLQYHQCLCELSRMREEAIESAKKRWMSKKKATGI is encoded by the exons ATGATCGTGAGATTGTTGAGAAGGATCCATCAGGACGGTATATACGG ATACAAAGCATTCGATGAAGTTGGTGGAATCGAAGTTGCTTGGAGTCAAGTGGACATTGAAGATGTTTTGCAATCACCAGAACAACTTCAAAGATTGTATTCTGAGGTCCATCTGTTGAAGTCattgaaacatgaaaatatcATCAAGTTCTATAGCTATTGGGTTGATGATAAGCGTAAGACTATCAACATGATTACAGAATTGTTCACTTCTGGGAGTTTGAGGCA ATATCGAAAGAAGCATAGGAAAGTTGACTTGAAGGCCTTCAAGAACTGGGCAAGGCAGATACTACGAGGTTTAACATATTTGCATGGTCACAACCCTGCAATCATTCACAGAGATTTGAAATGTGATAATATATTTGTCAATGGGAATACTGGAGAAGTTAAAATTGGAGATCTCGGATTGGCAATTGTCATGCAGCAGCCTACTGCTCGAAGTGTAATTG GCACTCCAGAGTTTATGGCTCCAGAACTTTATGATGAGGACTATAATGAACTTGTTGACATATATTCTTTTGGCATGTGCATGTTGGAAATTGTTACTTGTGAATACCCATATAATGAGTGCAAAAATTCTGCCCAAATATTCAAGAAGGTTACTTCT GGTATAAAACCTGCTTCCCTTGAGAAGGTGCTGGACCCTCAAGTTAAGCAATTCATAGAGAAGTGTCTGGTTCCAGCTTCTATGAGATTACCTGCAAGTGAACTCTTGAAAGATCCTTTCCTTGCAACTGAAAGTCCCAAGGAGCATAGTTCTGAACTTTCAAGGTTATTGAATGAGCAGTTCAAATCTGCAAATCCTCCACTGATTGATTCtcatccgatggacacagaccCTAACTGCAGCAAACTGTCAGGCTCAGTGGCTTCATCTGTCAAAAGCAATAATGGAATTTCTCACTTTTCAACTCTAGAACTTCAGAGGCTCACCGAGAATAATGTATTGACACTGAAAGGGGACATGACTGATCATAATACGATGTCATTCCATTTGCGTATAGCTGAACTATATG GTAAATCTAAGAATATCCATTTTGCCTTCTATCTCAACTCTGACACTTCTTTGGCAATTGCTTTGGAGATGGTTGAACAACTTGAACTGTCAAATGAAGATGCGACTATCATAGCAAAACTAATTGATGAACTAATTGCCAAGTTTGTTCCTAGCTGGAAACCATGTCCAAATTATTGTGAAGAACAAAATACTCCAAATAGTTCTTCTGAAACTCCAGAGGAAAAGACTTTCATTCCTCCTTTCTTCTCTGAGCTGGTACTGTCATCTCCCATGGTTGCTGCTGCTGCTGCAAGGAATAATCCAAGGGATTTGGACAAGGTCGAAGATCAAGAAAACCAGCAGTCGATTATTTCGTGTGCTTCCGTGGAATACATTTACTCAACTGTCTCAGATTACAGCATGGGAAAAGGATCTGAGTGTGGTGAGTTTGGCCACCCTGAATGCGACAAAGCTTATATTAGCAGtggaacaattgatttagaTGCAGAAGGTGTTGGATCTATTCCAACAATGATCGATTTTGCAAAACCATCTCTAATCTCCTCCTGCTCTGGAATGTCTAAAGAATTGAGTTTATCTAGCTTTTCCACTCTTTCTATGGAAGAAAGAGATCACCAAGATGAACTCAAGATGGAGATTGATGCTATTGATTTGCAGTACCACCAATGCCTTTGTGAACTGTCAAGAATGAGAGAGGAAGCAATAGAAAGTGCTAAGAAGAGGTGGATGTCAAAGAAGAAAGCTACTGGTATTTGA